The sequence below is a genomic window from Paenibacillus silvisoli.
CGCCGAACGGCACGACGCAGGCCGCAATCGAGAAACTAGATGCCAACCAATTTTCACAGACCCTCGTCAGCGCGATTGCGCGCGCTGCGGAGCGCGCCGCGGAAATGGGAGCAGAGATTGAAAGGAAAGCAACTTCATGAGCCATCAACCCGTATGTATAGCCACTTATCGCAGCTACGATGACAAGGCTGATTTTCATAAGAAAGCGCAAGGGATCGCCGTTGGCCTGACCGTAGGCAGCTGGACCGATCTGCCGGAAGCGCGCAAAGCCGAGATGGAAAAGCATCTCGGCCGCGTCGTTTCCGTCGACGTGCACGAGAGCACCGTGCCGGGAGAGCGTTATGCCGATCTTCGCATCGCGTATCCGGACGTCAACTTTAGCCGCGACCTCCCTGCCCTGCTCGTCACCGTGTTCGGCAAGCTGTCCATGGACGGCAAAATCAAGCTGCTGGACCTTGATTTCTCCAGCGATTTCGTATCGGCGTTCCCGGGACCGAAATTCGGGATCGAAGGCGTTCGCAGCCTGCTAGGCGCTCACGAGCGTCCGCTGCTCATGAGCATTTTCAAATCCGTCATCGGCCACGATCTGCCGAACCTGCGCGAGCAATTTTATCAACAAGCGCTGGGCGGCGTCGATCTGATCAAGGACGACGAAATTTTGTTCGAAAATCCGCTGACTCCGCTTGAAAAACGGGTTGAAGCGTGCATGGAAGCGGCGCGTCAAGCCGAGACGGTAACAGGTCAGAAGCTGCTGTACGCCGTCAATCTGACCGGTCCGACCTCGAATCTGGCTTCGCAGGCGAAGCGCGCGATCGCGGCAGGCGCGAACGCGCTGCTGTTCAACGTCCTGGCGTACGGCTACGACGTCCTGCACGAGCTGAGCAGCGACCCTGACATTTCGGTGCCGATTGCCGCGCATCCGGCAATGGCCGGCGCTTTTTATCCATCGACGCACTACGGCATCGCCGCCCCGCTGCTGCTTGGCAAGCTGATGCGTCTAGCTGGGGCCGATCTCGTCCTGTTCCCTTCGCCATACGGCTCCGTCGTCATGCCGCGGGAAGAAAATTTGGCCGTACAAGCCGCGCTGATCGACCCTGCCTTGCCGGTTAAGCCAAGCTTCCCGGTTCCTTCGGCA
It includes:
- a CDS encoding 2,3-diketo-5-methylthiopentyl-1-phosphate enolase, which produces MSHQPVCIATYRSYDDKADFHKKAQGIAVGLTVGSWTDLPEARKAEMEKHLGRVVSVDVHESTVPGERYADLRIAYPDVNFSRDLPALLVTVFGKLSMDGKIKLLDLDFSSDFVSAFPGPKFGIEGVRSLLGAHERPLLMSIFKSVIGHDLPNLREQFYQQALGGVDLIKDDEILFENPLTPLEKRVEACMEAARQAETVTGQKLLYAVNLTGPTSNLASQAKRAIAAGANALLFNVLAYGYDVLHELSSDPDISVPIAAHPAMAGAFYPSTHYGIAAPLLLGKLMRLAGADLVLFPSPYGSVVMPREENLAVQAALIDPALPVKPSFPVPSAGIHPGLVPLILRDFGTDVVVNAGGGIHGHPMGTAAGGHAFRSAIEAARAGISLPEAAAKPGNEALQAAIDSWGYKQ